Proteins encoded in a region of the Streptomyces akebiae genome:
- a CDS encoding GNAT family N-acetyltransferase, whose product MTTTHPTPLPPGLAVRPATLDDAAAVCALLNEIDLLEIGRAETELVEVQADLKHPEADLERDSWLLFDGDRLVAYGLQWDESGGERIDMDHYTLPGQLLGALHLFDLMEARAAERAAANGADRAVVHMHLNITPTMDLDALRGRGWRTVRRYHVMSRPLSPTEPLPPLPPGVTLRTCATEEDRRKAYSLLQTAFADHFDFQPRTYEQWLDDIDAENVDWSLLWIAHVDGLGDVAALRSRNDRSAAAWISSIGVLREARGRGLGSLLLRQAFGHYAALGRDRISLGVDTDNTTGALALYERHGMKRDFAVDTWELIRPVR is encoded by the coding sequence GTGCGCCCGGCCACGCTCGACGACGCCGCAGCGGTGTGCGCGCTGCTCAACGAGATCGACCTGCTGGAGATCGGCCGCGCGGAGACCGAACTCGTCGAGGTGCAGGCCGATCTGAAGCATCCGGAGGCGGACCTGGAGCGGGACTCCTGGCTGCTGTTCGACGGGGACCGCCTGGTGGCGTACGGCCTGCAGTGGGACGAGTCCGGTGGCGAGCGCATCGACATGGACCACTACACGCTGCCGGGCCAACTGCTCGGCGCGCTGCACCTGTTCGACCTGATGGAGGCCCGGGCGGCGGAGCGCGCGGCGGCCAACGGCGCCGACCGGGCCGTCGTGCACATGCACCTCAACATCACCCCCACGATGGACCTGGACGCCTTGCGCGGACGCGGCTGGCGCACGGTCCGCCGCTACCACGTCATGTCCCGCCCCCTCTCCCCCACCGAGCCCCTGCCGCCGCTCCCGCCCGGCGTCACCCTGCGCACCTGTGCCACCGAGGAGGACCGCAGGAAGGCCTACTCCCTGCTGCAGACGGCCTTCGCCGACCACTTCGACTTCCAGCCGCGTACGTACGAGCAGTGGCTGGACGACATCGACGCCGAGAACGTCGACTGGTCGCTGCTCTGGATCGCGCACGTCGACGGCCTCGGGGACGTGGCGGCCCTGCGGTCCCGCAACGACCGTTCCGCCGCGGCCTGGATCTCCAGCATCGGCGTCCTGCGCGAGGCCCGCGGCCGCGGCCTCGGCAGCCTGCTGCTCCGCCAAGCCTTCGGTCACTACGCGGCCCTGGGCCGCGACCGCATCAGCCTCGGCGTCGACACCGACAACACCACCGGAGCCCTCGCCCTGTACGAACGGCACGGCATGAAGCGGGACTTCGCGGTCGACACGTGGGAATTGATACGCCCCGTCCGGTAG